From bacterium, the proteins below share one genomic window:
- a CDS encoding C-terminal binding protein, translating into MPEVKCHRMGHAVLITDHDFPDLEPEERILRPMGVQLEVLKSSDRPTLRSALGRADAVINQTVALDAEMIAAMPRCLLIVRYGVGYDGVDIEAATRAGICVANVPDYGTQEVALHAVALLLAVHRRLLQYDSALRQGRWLKGPDVVPPVPRLKGLTLGIVGFGRIGRIVSGYAEPFGLHRLTYDPYISRSAAIEGGAVLVDYQTLLRQSDFVTFHTPLSTETQHLLGPTEIALMKPTAILINTSRGAVIDTAALARALQTGKLAGAGIDVFEQEPLKASHPLRTAPNALLTPHVAWYSEEAKLTLKRRVAEEVARALQGEWPRSLVNPEVRGSARLRSRGKSPEPSG; encoded by the coding sequence GTGCCGGAGGTAAAATGCCACCGCATGGGGCACGCCGTTCTGATCACCGATCACGACTTCCCGGACCTCGAGCCGGAGGAGCGCATCCTGCGGCCGATGGGTGTGCAGCTCGAGGTACTCAAGTCCTCGGATCGCCCCACGCTGAGATCGGCCCTCGGCCGCGCCGACGCCGTCATCAACCAAACCGTCGCGCTGGACGCGGAAATGATCGCGGCGATGCCGAGGTGCCTTCTGATCGTCCGGTACGGGGTCGGGTACGACGGTGTGGACATCGAGGCGGCCACGCGGGCAGGGATCTGCGTCGCCAACGTGCCCGACTACGGGACCCAGGAGGTCGCGCTGCACGCGGTTGCCCTTCTGCTGGCCGTGCACCGCCGTTTGTTGCAGTACGACAGTGCGCTCCGGCAGGGACGGTGGCTCAAAGGGCCGGACGTCGTGCCGCCGGTCCCGCGCCTCAAGGGGCTCACCCTCGGGATCGTCGGGTTCGGCAGGATCGGGCGGATCGTTTCCGGGTACGCGGAACCGTTCGGCCTCCACCGGTTGACCTATGATCCGTACATCAGCCGGTCCGCCGCGATTGAGGGGGGAGCGGTCCTTGTCGACTACCAGACACTCCTCCGCCAGTCCGATTTCGTAACGTTCCACACCCCGCTCTCAACGGAGACCCAACATCTGCTCGGTCCGACCGAGATCGCGCTGATGAAGCCCACGGCCATTCTCATCAATACGTCCCGCGGAGCTGTGATCGACACGGCGGCGCTGGCGCGAGCCCTCCAGACCGGGAAGCTGGCCGGCGCCGGGATCGACGTGTTCGAGCAAGAACCCCTCAAGGCGAGCCACCCGCTGCGTACCGCTCCCAATGCGCTCTTGACCCCGCATGTCGCTTGGTACAGCGAGGAGGCGAAACTTACCCTGAAGCGCCGGGTGGCCGAAGAGGTGGCGAGGGCCTTGCAGGGAGAGTGGCCCCGGTCGCTGGTCAACCCCGAGGTTCGGGGATCTGCCCGCCTGCGGTCCCGGGGGAAGTCTCCCGAACCTTCCGGCTAA
- a CDS encoding DUF6580 family putative transport protein: MRSRRLPVWIGALPYALITSGAVLRVVPHPANFAPIGAMALFGGALLPGAWAFAVPLAALVLSDLVLGFYAGWMWVYGSFALIVLIGTALRRRRTTLRIAGAAVGSSILFFVITNLGEWFGPLYPHTLAGLGADFAAAIPFFRNTALSDLAYVLAFFGIYESAIRLARRPAGRLASAPQRTT; encoded by the coding sequence ATGAGATCGCGTAGGTTGCCGGTTTGGATCGGAGCTCTGCCGTACGCCCTGATCACGTCGGGGGCGGTGCTGCGGGTCGTCCCCCACCCCGCCAATTTTGCCCCGATCGGCGCGATGGCCCTCTTTGGTGGGGCGCTGCTCCCCGGGGCATGGGCGTTCGCGGTGCCGCTCGCTGCGCTCGTCCTCTCCGACCTGGTGCTCGGCTTCTACGCGGGATGGATGTGGGTCTACGGAAGCTTCGCCCTGATCGTCCTCATTGGCACCGCGCTCCGCCGCCGGCGGACGACGCTGCGGATTGCCGGCGCGGCGGTTGGGTCTTCGATCCTCTTCTTCGTGATCACCAACCTGGGGGAGTGGTTCGGGCCGCTCTACCCACACACCCTGGCGGGCCTCGGCGCCGACTTCGCCGCCGCGATCCCGTTCTTTCGCAACACCGCGCTCAGCGACCTCGCGTATGTGCTGGCCTTCTTCGGGATCTACGAAAGCGCGATTCGCCTGGCCCGTAGGCCAGCCGGGCGCCTCGCCTCCGCTCCTCAGCGCACCACGTAG
- a CDS encoding energy transducer TonB, with the protein MGPASGVPSSIPPHLTPPRVLTSVGTVYPPDALRLVVRRQDLGSALALDAAEGTVGLRALVLADGTVDRIDVTTSSGSAELDHAATDAVKRWRFAPARRDDVPIDAYVVLRIRYVVR; encoded by the coding sequence ATGGGTCCGGCCAGCGGGGTTCCGTCGAGCATTCCGCCTCACCTCACCCCTCCGAGGGTGCTCACGTCGGTGGGGACCGTCTACCCGCCGGATGCCCTCCGCCTGGTGGTCAGACGGCAGGACCTTGGGAGCGCGCTGGCACTCGATGCGGCGGAAGGGACCGTGGGGCTGCGTGCGCTGGTGTTGGCCGACGGCACGGTCGATCGAATTGACGTCACCACGTCCTCGGGGTCCGCAGAACTGGACCATGCCGCGACCGACGCCGTGAAGCGCTGGCGGTTTGCCCCCGCCCGGCGCGACGACGTTCCCATCGACGCCTACGTCGTGCTGCGGATTCGCTACGTGGTGCGCTGA
- a CDS encoding TonB-dependent receptor, with protein sequence MVPQVLALTLIAAPPGRAQEQPPPAPPTFELPEIEVAGKRPQLPTTTPGSISVITGDEIAAMGALNVADALRVLPEIRIKNSGGPGSLTTVSIRGSSSTQVLVLLDGVPINRPDQASVDLSTLPIQNVDRIEVLRGPFSAIYGSAALGGVINIVTKSTPETTVSSRVGSYGLTGNLLSLGGRLEDLTYLVQGILNSGAGFAPDTDFSDFTTMVKLRWPTADDAGVTLTLNRFSHDVGTPGPLPTALQDLLARTLEGRTLLDLSWRRGRADGPGAMLRLYTLDDDVNFNSPGTAFQSDDTASLWGLQGQVVTVPGPGHLLTLGAEYQGQTIAHFDNAPATFTNTGSDLGFYVQDDWQVSPGTLLSFGVRDDMYQSYGTQIDPRIGVVVLLSDRLALRAGFGRTFRAPSFDELAPALFGNPGLQPETAWSYDLGLDYTLMPGLALQLTGYHTDATNLITSSPPLFVPMNVGHAVVDGASIELVGRVAERWFVRLNFTDQLARDANSGFDVIYIPRQQANVELSYRWARGSTVTALVRYVGDRFADPANTVRVPGYWLTGITAAWALDNGYTLQVGVENLFDVQYQESLGFPEPGRTVFLGLAKSF encoded by the coding sequence GTGGTTCCACAGGTTCTGGCTCTCACGCTCATCGCCGCTCCCCCCGGGCGGGCCCAGGAGCAGCCGCCGCCCGCACCGCCGACATTCGAGCTGCCGGAAATCGAAGTGGCCGGCAAGCGGCCGCAGCTCCCGACTACGACGCCGGGCTCAATCAGCGTCATCACCGGCGATGAGATCGCGGCGATGGGCGCCCTCAATGTCGCGGACGCCCTCCGAGTATTGCCCGAGATCCGGATCAAAAACAGCGGCGGCCCGGGCTCGCTTACCACGGTGAGCATCCGCGGTTCTTCCTCCACACAGGTGCTCGTTCTCCTTGATGGCGTCCCGATCAACCGCCCCGATCAGGCAAGCGTCGACCTCAGCACCCTCCCGATCCAAAACGTCGATCGCATCGAGGTTCTCCGCGGGCCTTTCTCAGCGATCTACGGCAGCGCGGCGCTCGGAGGTGTAATCAATATCGTCACAAAGTCCACGCCGGAGACGACGGTATCATCGCGGGTCGGCTCATATGGTCTTACCGGCAATCTCCTCTCGCTCGGCGGCCGGCTGGAGGACCTCACCTACCTCGTTCAAGGCATCCTCAACTCCGGTGCCGGCTTCGCCCCCGACACCGATTTCTCCGATTTCACCACAATGGTCAAGCTCCGCTGGCCGACTGCCGACGATGCCGGGGTGACGCTCACCCTCAACCGGTTCTCGCATGACGTCGGTACCCCCGGGCCGCTGCCAACGGCGCTCCAGGATCTGCTCGCCCGTACCCTCGAGGGTCGAACCCTTCTGGACTTGTCCTGGCGTCGGGGACGGGCCGACGGCCCCGGAGCGATGCTGCGGCTATACACCCTCGATGACGATGTGAACTTCAACAGTCCGGGGACCGCGTTCCAGTCTGACGACACCGCGAGCCTGTGGGGACTGCAGGGCCAGGTCGTCACCGTGCCGGGCCCCGGTCATCTCCTCACGCTAGGGGCAGAGTATCAGGGACAGACGATTGCGCACTTCGACAACGCCCCGGCCACCTTCACCAACACCGGCAGCGACCTCGGCTTCTACGTGCAAGACGACTGGCAGGTCTCTCCCGGCACCCTGCTCTCCTTCGGGGTCCGAGACGATATGTATCAATCGTACGGAACCCAAATCGATCCACGGATCGGCGTTGTTGTGCTGCTCAGCGACCGCCTGGCGCTGCGCGCCGGTTTCGGCCGGACGTTCCGAGCGCCGAGCTTCGACGAATTGGCGCCCGCACTGTTCGGGAATCCCGGGCTGCAGCCGGAGACCGCGTGGTCCTATGACCTCGGCCTGGACTACACGCTGATGCCGGGTCTCGCCCTTCAACTTACCGGCTATCACACGGATGCCACGAATCTCATCACCTCTTCGCCTCCGCTTTTTGTTCCGATGAACGTGGGCCATGCGGTCGTGGATGGCGCGTCGATCGAGCTCGTGGGACGGGTGGCCGAGCGATGGTTCGTTCGCCTCAACTTCACCGACCAGCTGGCGCGCGACGCGAATTCCGGGTTCGATGTCATCTACATCCCGCGCCAGCAGGCGAACGTGGAACTCTCCTACCGGTGGGCTCGCGGCAGCACCGTGACCGCTCTCGTGCGCTACGTCGGCGATCGGTTTGCCGATCCCGCGAACACCGTTAGGGTCCCGGGGTACTGGCTGACCGGGATTACCGCGGCGTGGGCGCTCGACAATGGGTACACACTGCAGGTCGGCGTCGAAAACCTCTTCGACGTGCAGTACCAGGAATCGCTCGGCTTCCCCGAGCCGGGGAGGACTGTCTTCTTGGGCCTCGCGAAGAGCTTCTAG